The Syngnathus typhle isolate RoL2023-S1 ecotype Sweden linkage group LG11, RoL_Styp_1.0, whole genome shotgun sequence genome contains a region encoding:
- the tnfrsf1b gene encoding tumor necrosis factor receptor superfamily member 1B isoform X3, with protein sequence MPQVLSLPYHVEPNRKCNNPDREYLLEASGLCCKKCPPGSRLTHECNGTSESVCEPCQHEQYMESWNYAPNCFPCAKCKAHKGLQVASACSPSAMSKCACQPGMYCIMNSDEHCTGCHQHASCKAGYGVFMTGTADSNVKCKRCRNGTFSDTSSTTERCRPHTNCYGRPVLREGTSSSDTVCKPGLLPHTQTSVVSGGTVDPFFGPAVLDGSLSSSLTKSPGADGELAAAVASIVVTVIFFVIIAIILLVLYKKSWTKGTAHFNINDITNGHNESCDEVQIPRTSFVDISPREQHCLLQSTEISSSHGSGDNTASSHSSQASIGALHPQHSPSGSSVHSCTFNPMSGGPHVNVNITFNIRDGGSPIPPGDLKLCLGQEEEFSMPKQEAGKELPEQESVE encoded by the exons ATGCCTCAG GTGTTGTCGCTGCCCTACCATGTAGAGCCGAACAGAAAGTGCAACAATCCGGATCGCGAATACTTGTTGGAGGCTTCGGGCCTATGCTGCAAAAAGTGTCCTCCCG GTTCGCGGCTGACGCACGAGTGCAACGGAACATCAGAAAGCGTGTGTGAGCCATGTCAACATGAGCAGTATATGGAGAGCTGGAACTACGCACCAAACTGCTTCCCTTGCGCCAAATGCAAAGCTC ACAAAGGCCTGCAGGTTGCCAGCGCCTGTTCCCCCAGCGCCATGTCCAAGTGTGCGTGTCAACCCGGCATGTACTGCATCATGAATTCTGATGAACACTGCACTGGCTGTCATCAACACGCATCTTGCAAAGCTGGTTATGGAGTCTTTATGACAG GAACGGCTGACTCCAATGTCAAGTGCAAACGGTGCCGTAACGGGACCTTCTCCGACACGTCCTCCACCACGGAGCGTTGTCGGCCTCACACAAA CTGTTACGGGAGGCCTGTGCTAAGAGAAGGCACTTCCTCGTCCGATACAGTGTGCAAGCCTGGTCTGTTGCCACACACTCAGACGAGCGTGGTCTCAGGGGGGACTGTGGACCCTTTCTTTGGACCGGCTGTTTTGGATGGATCATTGTCATCCTCGTTGACAAAAAGCCCAGGAGCTGACGGTGAACTAG CTGCAGCAGTTGCCAGCATTGTCGTGACAGTTATCTTCTTTGTCATCATCGCCATCATTCTCCTGGTTCTTTATAAGAAAAGCTGGACCAAAG GCACTGCACACTTTAATATCAACGACATCACCAATGGACACAATGAGAGTTGCGATGAA GTCCAAATTCCGCGTACTTCCTTCGTGGATATCTCGCCGAGGGAGCAACACTGCCTGCTGCAGAGTACCGAGATCAGTTCCAGCCACGGCTCCGGCGACAACACTGCCTCTTCACACAGCAGCCAGGCGTCCATTGGAGCCCTGCACCCTCAGCATTCCCCATCAGGGTCCAGTGTCCATTCATGCACCTTCAACCCTATGAGCGGCGGTCCGCATGTCAACGTTAATATCACCTTCAACATAAGAGATGGAGGTTCACCCATACCACCAGGAGACTTGAAGCTCTGCCTTGGACAGGAGGAAGAGTTCAGTATGCCAAAGCAGGAAGCAGGAAAAGAGTTGCCTGAGCAGGAGAGTGTggaataa
- the miip gene encoding migration and invasion-inhibitory protein has protein sequence MNEGPTRGSIWSSSFAVECVRASTHKDDDWGPSAIKSCLAHHKKEQRKNARVTFQNGQHLEKPVSDSGPSMPPLLGYDWIAGVLDVEKSLEERSDDFYNNLQDFRMQNESECMQRPQPKYLSDKQSVMSLFADTDSLNVYTHNHQCTFLYKLNSRLFPVPIDPDESCPLCSRPKWSHPHTNDKPALVRVSIPHSTLLPPYDYKPPCRNSFNPADSLGLSSNCLLGWSNTVRRYQYLQPPSNLDLRSHVEKCTEPPEDDMFTAFSFDQAPPLTPLPRSHFEHISPKKKRKRRVPSFCS, from the exons ATGAACGAGGGACCAACTCGTGGCTCGATTTGGTCATCATCTTTTGCCGTTGAATGCGTCCGAGCATCAACACACAAGGATGACGACTGGGGGCCTTCTGCTATAAAGTCATGCCTGGCGCATCACAAAAAAGAACAG cgaAAGAATGCTCGAGTCACATTTCAGAATGGGCAACACCTAGAGAAACCGGTCTCAGACAGCGGCCCTAGTATGCCGCCGTTACTTGGATATGACTGGATAGCAG GTGTCCTGGATGTGGAAAAGTCCCTGGAAGAACGCTCAGATGATTTCTACAATAATCTCCAAGACTTTCGAATGCAAAACGAAAGCGAATGCATGCAACGGCCTCAACCGAA ATATTTATCAGATAAGCAGTCTGTCATGTCACTGTTTGCAGACACCGACAGCCTGAACGTCTACACACATAATCATCAGT GCACATTCTTGTACAAGCTGAATAGTAGACTGTTCCCCGTCCCTATTGACCCCGACGAATCCTGTCCGCTGTGCAGCAGGCCCAAATGGTCCCACCCCCACACAAATGATAAACCAGCTCTCGTCAG AGTTAGCATCCCTCACTCCACCCTGCTGCCACCTTATGACTACAAACCACCTTGCCGCAATAGTTTCAATCCAGCTGATAGTTTAGGGTTGTCCTCT AATTGCCTCTTGGGCTGGTCCAACACAGTTCGGAGGTACCAGTATTTGCAACCACCCAGCAACCTTGACTTACGAAGTCACGTGGAAAAGTGCACTGAGCCACCAGAG GATGACATGTTCACAGCCTTTTCATTTGACCAAGCGCCACCTCTTACTCCATTGCCCCGTTCCCATTTTGAGCACATCTcgcccaaaaagaaaagaaaacgacGAGTACCTTCGTTTTGCAGCTGA
- the trim62.1 gene encoding E3 ubiquitin-protein ligase TRIM62, with amino-acid sequence MACCLKDELLCSICLSIYQDPVSFGCEHYFCRKCITEHWSRQEPHGARDCPECRRTFADPLLSPSLKLSNIVERYSAFPLDAILNAQRSSYPCKDHEKVKLFCLTDKSLVCFFCDEPALHEQHQVTTIDEAYEEIQREMKEQLATLQDSEKGHTEALQLLQRQLTETKSSAKGLRATIGDAFERLHRFLRERQKSMLEELEMDTARKLTDIEHKIQRYSQQLRDVKEGIQILQERLDETGRHDFLEGVAVTSERIKGKIHETNLTYEDFPTSKYMGPLQYTIWKSLFQDISPVPAALTLDPITAHQRLILSDDCTIVAYGNLHPQPLQDSPRRFDVEVSVLGAEGFASGVHYWEVMVSEKTQWMIGVASETVSRKGSIQIQPGRGFYCIVMHDGNQYSACTEPWTRLNVKSKLEKVGVYLDYPKGLLIFYNADDMSWLYTYREKFPMKVFPYFSPGQSHANGKNVQPLRINTVRL; translated from the exons ATGGCTTGCTGTCTGAAGGACGAGCTCCTGTGTTCCATCTGCCTCAGCATCTACCAAGATCCGGTCAGCTTCGGGTGCGAGCACTACTTCTGCCGCAAGTGCATCACCGAGCACTGGAGCCGGCAGGAGCCGCACGGCGCGCGCGACTGCCCCGAGTGCAGGCGCACCTTTGCCGACCCGCTGCTGTCGCCCAGCCTCAAGCTGTCCAACATCGTGGAGCGCTACTCGGCCTTCCCGCTCGACGCCATCCTCAACGCCCAGCGCAGCTCGTACCCCTGCAAGGACCACGAGAAGGTCAAACTCTTCTGCCTCACTGACAAGAGCCTGGTGTGCTTCTTCTGCGACGAGCCGGCGCTCCACGAGCAGCACCAAGTCACCACCATCGACGAGGCCTACGAGGAGATTCAg AGGGAGATGAAGGAGCAGCTGGCCACCCTGCAGGACAGCGAGAAGGGTCACACCGAGGCCCTGCAGCTCTTGCAGAGACAACTCACTGAGACCAAG TCGTCAGCCAAAGGTCTCCGCGCCACCATCGGAGACGCCTTTGAGCGCCTCCACCGTTTCTTGCGCGAGCGTCAGAAGAGCATGCTGGAAGAATTGGAGATGGATACGGCCCGCAAACTGACCGACATTGAGCACAAGATCCAGCGCTATAGCCAGCAGTTGCGCGACGTCAAGGAGGGCATCCAGATCCTGCAGGAACGTCTCGACGAGACGGGGCGCCACGACTTCCTTGAGGGCGTGGCCGTCACATCCGAGAG GATTAAAGGGAAGATCCATGAGACCAACCTGACTTATGAGGACTTCCCCACATCCAAGTACATGGGACCTTTGCAGTACACCATCTGGAAGTCTCTCTTCCAGGATATTTCTCCAG TGCCCGCCGCCTTGACGCTAGACCCCATCACGGCCCACCAAAGACTGATCCTATCCGATGACTGTACCATCGTGGCCTATGGGAACCTCCACCCGCAGCCACTGCAGGACTCGCCACGCCGCTTTGACGTGGAGGTGTCCGTCCTGGGCGCCGAGGGCTTCGCGTCCGGCGTGCACTACTGGGAGGTGATGGTGTCGGAGAAAACCCAGTGGATGATCGGCGTGGCCAGCGAGACGGTAAGCCGCAAGGGCAGCATCCAGATCCAACCGGGCCGCGGCTTCTACTGCATAGTCATGCACGACGGCAACCAGTACAGCGCCTGCACCGAGCCCTGGACCCGTCTCAACGTCAAAAGCAAGCTGGAGAAGGTGGGTGTGTACCTGGACTACCCAAAAGGCCTGCTCATCTTCTACAATGCCGACGACATGTCCTGGCTGTACACCTACCGTGAGAAATTCCCCATGAAGGTCTTCCCTTATTTCAGTCCTGGCCAGAGCCACGCCAACGGCAAGAATGTGCAGCCTCTGCGGATTAATACCGTACGCCTTTAA
- the tnfrsf1b gene encoding tumor necrosis factor receptor superfamily member 1B isoform X2: MKDILMLMLLGVHTLKVLSLPYHVEPNRKCNNPDREYLLEASGLCCKKCPPGSRLTHECNGTSESVCEPCQHEQYMESWNYAPNCFPCAKCKAHKGLQVASACSPSAMSKCACQPGMYCIMNSDEHCTGCHQHASCKAGYGVFMTGTADSNVKCKRCRNGTFSDTSSTTERCRPHTNCYGRPVLREGTSSSDTVCKPGLLPHTQTSVVSGGTVDPFFGPAVLDGSLSSSLTKSPGADGELAAAVASIVVTVIFFVIIAIILLVLYKKSWTKGTAHFNINDITNGHNESCDEVQIPRTSFVDISPREQHCLLQSTEISSSHGSGDNTASSHSSQASIGALHPQHSPSGSSVHSCTFNPMSGGPHVNVNITFNIRDGGSPIPPGDLKLCLGQEEEFSMPKQEAGKELPEQESVE; the protein is encoded by the exons ATGAAGGACATCttgatgctgatgctgctggGTGTGCACACGCTCAAG GTGTTGTCGCTGCCCTACCATGTAGAGCCGAACAGAAAGTGCAACAATCCGGATCGCGAATACTTGTTGGAGGCTTCGGGCCTATGCTGCAAAAAGTGTCCTCCCG GTTCGCGGCTGACGCACGAGTGCAACGGAACATCAGAAAGCGTGTGTGAGCCATGTCAACATGAGCAGTATATGGAGAGCTGGAACTACGCACCAAACTGCTTCCCTTGCGCCAAATGCAAAGCTC ACAAAGGCCTGCAGGTTGCCAGCGCCTGTTCCCCCAGCGCCATGTCCAAGTGTGCGTGTCAACCCGGCATGTACTGCATCATGAATTCTGATGAACACTGCACTGGCTGTCATCAACACGCATCTTGCAAAGCTGGTTATGGAGTCTTTATGACAG GAACGGCTGACTCCAATGTCAAGTGCAAACGGTGCCGTAACGGGACCTTCTCCGACACGTCCTCCACCACGGAGCGTTGTCGGCCTCACACAAA CTGTTACGGGAGGCCTGTGCTAAGAGAAGGCACTTCCTCGTCCGATACAGTGTGCAAGCCTGGTCTGTTGCCACACACTCAGACGAGCGTGGTCTCAGGGGGGACTGTGGACCCTTTCTTTGGACCGGCTGTTTTGGATGGATCATTGTCATCCTCGTTGACAAAAAGCCCAGGAGCTGACGGTGAACTAG CTGCAGCAGTTGCCAGCATTGTCGTGACAGTTATCTTCTTTGTCATCATCGCCATCATTCTCCTGGTTCTTTATAAGAAAAGCTGGACCAAAG GCACTGCACACTTTAATATCAACGACATCACCAATGGACACAATGAGAGTTGCGATGAA GTCCAAATTCCGCGTACTTCCTTCGTGGATATCTCGCCGAGGGAGCAACACTGCCTGCTGCAGAGTACCGAGATCAGTTCCAGCCACGGCTCCGGCGACAACACTGCCTCTTCACACAGCAGCCAGGCGTCCATTGGAGCCCTGCACCCTCAGCATTCCCCATCAGGGTCCAGTGTCCATTCATGCACCTTCAACCCTATGAGCGGCGGTCCGCATGTCAACGTTAATATCACCTTCAACATAAGAGATGGAGGTTCACCCATACCACCAGGAGACTTGAAGCTCTGCCTTGGACAGGAGGAAGAGTTCAGTATGCCAAAGCAGGAAGCAGGAAAAGAGTTGCCTGAGCAGGAGAGTGTggaataa
- the tnfrsf1b gene encoding tumor necrosis factor receptor superfamily member 1B isoform X1, translating into MKDILMLMLLGVHTLKQVLSLPYHVEPNRKCNNPDREYLLEASGLCCKKCPPGSRLTHECNGTSESVCEPCQHEQYMESWNYAPNCFPCAKCKAHKGLQVASACSPSAMSKCACQPGMYCIMNSDEHCTGCHQHASCKAGYGVFMTGTADSNVKCKRCRNGTFSDTSSTTERCRPHTNCYGRPVLREGTSSSDTVCKPGLLPHTQTSVVSGGTVDPFFGPAVLDGSLSSSLTKSPGADGELAAAVASIVVTVIFFVIIAIILLVLYKKSWTKGTAHFNINDITNGHNESCDEVQIPRTSFVDISPREQHCLLQSTEISSSHGSGDNTASSHSSQASIGALHPQHSPSGSSVHSCTFNPMSGGPHVNVNITFNIRDGGSPIPPGDLKLCLGQEEEFSMPKQEAGKELPEQESVE; encoded by the exons ATGAAGGACATCttgatgctgatgctgctggGTGTGCACACGCTCAAG CAGGTGTTGTCGCTGCCCTACCATGTAGAGCCGAACAGAAAGTGCAACAATCCGGATCGCGAATACTTGTTGGAGGCTTCGGGCCTATGCTGCAAAAAGTGTCCTCCCG GTTCGCGGCTGACGCACGAGTGCAACGGAACATCAGAAAGCGTGTGTGAGCCATGTCAACATGAGCAGTATATGGAGAGCTGGAACTACGCACCAAACTGCTTCCCTTGCGCCAAATGCAAAGCTC ACAAAGGCCTGCAGGTTGCCAGCGCCTGTTCCCCCAGCGCCATGTCCAAGTGTGCGTGTCAACCCGGCATGTACTGCATCATGAATTCTGATGAACACTGCACTGGCTGTCATCAACACGCATCTTGCAAAGCTGGTTATGGAGTCTTTATGACAG GAACGGCTGACTCCAATGTCAAGTGCAAACGGTGCCGTAACGGGACCTTCTCCGACACGTCCTCCACCACGGAGCGTTGTCGGCCTCACACAAA CTGTTACGGGAGGCCTGTGCTAAGAGAAGGCACTTCCTCGTCCGATACAGTGTGCAAGCCTGGTCTGTTGCCACACACTCAGACGAGCGTGGTCTCAGGGGGGACTGTGGACCCTTTCTTTGGACCGGCTGTTTTGGATGGATCATTGTCATCCTCGTTGACAAAAAGCCCAGGAGCTGACGGTGAACTAG CTGCAGCAGTTGCCAGCATTGTCGTGACAGTTATCTTCTTTGTCATCATCGCCATCATTCTCCTGGTTCTTTATAAGAAAAGCTGGACCAAAG GCACTGCACACTTTAATATCAACGACATCACCAATGGACACAATGAGAGTTGCGATGAA GTCCAAATTCCGCGTACTTCCTTCGTGGATATCTCGCCGAGGGAGCAACACTGCCTGCTGCAGAGTACCGAGATCAGTTCCAGCCACGGCTCCGGCGACAACACTGCCTCTTCACACAGCAGCCAGGCGTCCATTGGAGCCCTGCACCCTCAGCATTCCCCATCAGGGTCCAGTGTCCATTCATGCACCTTCAACCCTATGAGCGGCGGTCCGCATGTCAACGTTAATATCACCTTCAACATAAGAGATGGAGGTTCACCCATACCACCAGGAGACTTGAAGCTCTGCCTTGGACAGGAGGAAGAGTTCAGTATGCCAAAGCAGGAAGCAGGAAAAGAGTTGCCTGAGCAGGAGAGTGTggaataa